In a genomic window of Callithrix jacchus isolate 240 chromosome 22, calJac240_pri, whole genome shotgun sequence:
- the IL4I1 gene encoding L-amino-acid oxidase isoform X2, which yields MGAETAPQSQPCILRLLGLVPILLGLAASQDWKTEGSQDPFEKCMHDPDYEQLLKVVTLGLDRTLKPRRVIVVGAGVAGLVAAKVLSDAGHKVTILEADNRIGGRIFTYRDRNTGWIGELGAMRMPSSHRILHRLCQGLGLNLTKFTQYDENTWTEVHEVKLRNYMVEKLPEKLGYALRPQEKGHSPEDIYQMALNQALKDLKALGCRKAMKKFERHTLLEYLLGEGNLSRPAVQLLGDVMSEDGFFYLSFAEALRAHSCLSDRLQYSRIVGGWDLLPRALLSSLSEPVLLNAPVVAITQGPHDVHVQIKTFPRARNLKALKADVVLLTASGPAVQRITFSPPLPRHVQEALRGLHYVPATKVFLSFRRPFWREEDIEGGHSNTDRPSRMIFYPPPREGALLLASYTWSDAAATFAGLSQEEALRLALDDVAALHGPFVRQLWDGTGVVKRWAEDPHSQGGFVVQPPALWHTEKDYEPYDWSVPYGRIYFAGEHTAYPHGWVETAVKSALRAAIKINSREEPAFETASPEGQRQRQGPAHGVAGSPSSDLAEEEGSHPPVQGQLPLQHTTYTRTWH from the exons TCCTACGCCTCCTCGGCCTCGTCCCCATCCTCCTCGGCCTGGCAGCCTCCCAGGACTGGAAGACCGAAGGCAGCCAGGACCCCTTCGAGAAATGCATGCACGATCCTGACTACGAGCAGCTGCTCAAGGTGGTGACCCTGGGCCTTGATCGGACCCTCAAGCCCCGGAGGGTGATTGTGGTTGGTGCTGGCGTGGCTGGGCTGGTGGCTGCCAAGGTGCTCAGCGATGCCGGACACAAG GTCACCATCCTAGAGGCAGATAACAGGATCGGGGGCCGAATCTTCACCTACCGGGACCGGAACACGGGCTGGATTGGGGAGCTGGGAGCCATGCGCATGCCCAGCTCCCACAG GATCCTCCACAGGCTCTGCCAGGGCCTGGGACTCAACCTCACCAAGTTCACCCAGTACGACGAGAACACGTGGACGGAGGTGCATGAGGTGAAGCTGCGCAACTACATGGTAGAGAAGCTGCCCGAGAAgctgggctacgccctgcggcccCAGGAAAAGGGGCACTCGCCCGAAGACATCTACCAGATGGCTCTCAACCAG GCCCTCAAAGACCTGAAGGCACTGGGCTGCAGAAAGGCAATGAAGAAGTTTGAAAGGCACACGCTCTTG GAATACCTCCTCGGGGAGGGGAACCTGAGCCGGCCGGCCGTACAGCTTCTGGGAGACGTGATGTCCGAGGATGGCTTCTTCTATCTCAGCTTTGCCGAGGCCCTCCGGGCCCACAGCTGCCTTAGCgacaggctgca GTACAGCCGCATCGTGGGTGGCTGGGACCTGCTGCCACGCGCGCTGCTGAGCTCGCTGTCTGAGCCTGTGCTGTTGAACGCGCCCGTCGTGGCGATAACCCAGGGGCCGCATGATGTGCACGTGCAGATCAAGACCTTTCCCCGAGCGCGGAATCTGAAGGCGCTGAAGGCCGATGTGGTGCTGCTGACCGCGAGCGGGCCGGCGGTGCAGCGCATCACCTTCTCGCCGCCGCTTCCCCGCCACGTGCAGGAGGCGCTGCGGGGACTGCACTACGTGCCGGCCACTAAGGTGTTCTTGAGCTTCCGCAGGCCCTTCTGGCGCGAGGAGGACATCGAGGGCGGCCACTCGAACACAGACCGCCCGTCGCGCATGATTTTCTACCCGCCGCCGCGCGAGGGCGCGCTGCTGCTGGCCTCGTACACTTGGTCGGACGCGGCCGCGACATTCGCCGGCCTGAGCCAGGAAGAGGCGCTGCGCTTGGCACTGGACGACGTGGCTGCGCTGCACGGGCCGTTCGTGCGCCAGCTCTGGGACGGCACCGGCGTCGTCAAGCGCTGGGCCGAGGACCCGCACAGCCAGGGTGGCTTCGTGGTGCAGCCGCCGGCGCTCTGGCACACTGAAAAGGATTACGAGCCGTACGACTGGTCTGTGCCTTACGGCCGCATCTACTTCGCCGGCGAGCACACCGCCTACCCGCACGGCTGGGTGGAGACGGCGGTCAAGTCGGCGCTGCGAGCCGCCATCAAAATCAACAGCCGGGAGGAGCCTGCATTCGAGACGGCCAGCCCagaggggcagaggcagaggcaggggcccGCGCATGGGGTGGCGGGCAGCCCCTCGTCTGACCTGGCAGAGGAAGAGGGCAGCCACCCTCCAGTCCAAGGCCAGTTACCTCTCCAGCACACTACCTACACAAGGACCTGGCATTAA
- the IL4I1 gene encoding L-amino-acid oxidase isoform X1, which produces MQHHLPPTVMAPLVLRLLGLVPILLGLAASQDWKTEGSQDPFEKCMHDPDYEQLLKVVTLGLDRTLKPRRVIVVGAGVAGLVAAKVLSDAGHKVTILEADNRIGGRIFTYRDRNTGWIGELGAMRMPSSHRILHRLCQGLGLNLTKFTQYDENTWTEVHEVKLRNYMVEKLPEKLGYALRPQEKGHSPEDIYQMALNQALKDLKALGCRKAMKKFERHTLLEYLLGEGNLSRPAVQLLGDVMSEDGFFYLSFAEALRAHSCLSDRLQYSRIVGGWDLLPRALLSSLSEPVLLNAPVVAITQGPHDVHVQIKTFPRARNLKALKADVVLLTASGPAVQRITFSPPLPRHVQEALRGLHYVPATKVFLSFRRPFWREEDIEGGHSNTDRPSRMIFYPPPREGALLLASYTWSDAAATFAGLSQEEALRLALDDVAALHGPFVRQLWDGTGVVKRWAEDPHSQGGFVVQPPALWHTEKDYEPYDWSVPYGRIYFAGEHTAYPHGWVETAVKSALRAAIKINSREEPAFETASPEGQRQRQGPAHGVAGSPSSDLAEEEGSHPPVQGQLPLQHTTYTRTWH; this is translated from the exons ACACCATCTCCCGCCGACAGTCATGGCCCCGCTGG TCCTACGCCTCCTCGGCCTCGTCCCCATCCTCCTCGGCCTGGCAGCCTCCCAGGACTGGAAGACCGAAGGCAGCCAGGACCCCTTCGAGAAATGCATGCACGATCCTGACTACGAGCAGCTGCTCAAGGTGGTGACCCTGGGCCTTGATCGGACCCTCAAGCCCCGGAGGGTGATTGTGGTTGGTGCTGGCGTGGCTGGGCTGGTGGCTGCCAAGGTGCTCAGCGATGCCGGACACAAG GTCACCATCCTAGAGGCAGATAACAGGATCGGGGGCCGAATCTTCACCTACCGGGACCGGAACACGGGCTGGATTGGGGAGCTGGGAGCCATGCGCATGCCCAGCTCCCACAG GATCCTCCACAGGCTCTGCCAGGGCCTGGGACTCAACCTCACCAAGTTCACCCAGTACGACGAGAACACGTGGACGGAGGTGCATGAGGTGAAGCTGCGCAACTACATGGTAGAGAAGCTGCCCGAGAAgctgggctacgccctgcggcccCAGGAAAAGGGGCACTCGCCCGAAGACATCTACCAGATGGCTCTCAACCAG GCCCTCAAAGACCTGAAGGCACTGGGCTGCAGAAAGGCAATGAAGAAGTTTGAAAGGCACACGCTCTTG GAATACCTCCTCGGGGAGGGGAACCTGAGCCGGCCGGCCGTACAGCTTCTGGGAGACGTGATGTCCGAGGATGGCTTCTTCTATCTCAGCTTTGCCGAGGCCCTCCGGGCCCACAGCTGCCTTAGCgacaggctgca GTACAGCCGCATCGTGGGTGGCTGGGACCTGCTGCCACGCGCGCTGCTGAGCTCGCTGTCTGAGCCTGTGCTGTTGAACGCGCCCGTCGTGGCGATAACCCAGGGGCCGCATGATGTGCACGTGCAGATCAAGACCTTTCCCCGAGCGCGGAATCTGAAGGCGCTGAAGGCCGATGTGGTGCTGCTGACCGCGAGCGGGCCGGCGGTGCAGCGCATCACCTTCTCGCCGCCGCTTCCCCGCCACGTGCAGGAGGCGCTGCGGGGACTGCACTACGTGCCGGCCACTAAGGTGTTCTTGAGCTTCCGCAGGCCCTTCTGGCGCGAGGAGGACATCGAGGGCGGCCACTCGAACACAGACCGCCCGTCGCGCATGATTTTCTACCCGCCGCCGCGCGAGGGCGCGCTGCTGCTGGCCTCGTACACTTGGTCGGACGCGGCCGCGACATTCGCCGGCCTGAGCCAGGAAGAGGCGCTGCGCTTGGCACTGGACGACGTGGCTGCGCTGCACGGGCCGTTCGTGCGCCAGCTCTGGGACGGCACCGGCGTCGTCAAGCGCTGGGCCGAGGACCCGCACAGCCAGGGTGGCTTCGTGGTGCAGCCGCCGGCGCTCTGGCACACTGAAAAGGATTACGAGCCGTACGACTGGTCTGTGCCTTACGGCCGCATCTACTTCGCCGGCGAGCACACCGCCTACCCGCACGGCTGGGTGGAGACGGCGGTCAAGTCGGCGCTGCGAGCCGCCATCAAAATCAACAGCCGGGAGGAGCCTGCATTCGAGACGGCCAGCCCagaggggcagaggcagaggcaggggcccGCGCATGGGGTGGCGGGCAGCCCCTCGTCTGACCTGGCAGAGGAAGAGGGCAGCCACCCTCCAGTCCAAGGCCAGTTACCTCTCCAGCACACTACCTACACAAGGACCTGGCATTAA
- the IL4I1 gene encoding L-amino-acid oxidase isoform X3 yields the protein MAPLVLRLLGLVPILLGLAASQDWKTEGSQDPFEKCMHDPDYEQLLKVVTLGLDRTLKPRRVIVVGAGVAGLVAAKVLSDAGHKVTILEADNRIGGRIFTYRDRNTGWIGELGAMRMPSSHRILHRLCQGLGLNLTKFTQYDENTWTEVHEVKLRNYMVEKLPEKLGYALRPQEKGHSPEDIYQMALNQALKDLKALGCRKAMKKFERHTLLEYLLGEGNLSRPAVQLLGDVMSEDGFFYLSFAEALRAHSCLSDRLQYSRIVGGWDLLPRALLSSLSEPVLLNAPVVAITQGPHDVHVQIKTFPRARNLKALKADVVLLTASGPAVQRITFSPPLPRHVQEALRGLHYVPATKVFLSFRRPFWREEDIEGGHSNTDRPSRMIFYPPPREGALLLASYTWSDAAATFAGLSQEEALRLALDDVAALHGPFVRQLWDGTGVVKRWAEDPHSQGGFVVQPPALWHTEKDYEPYDWSVPYGRIYFAGEHTAYPHGWVETAVKSALRAAIKINSREEPAFETASPEGQRQRQGPAHGVAGSPSSDLAEEEGSHPPVQGQLPLQHTTYTRTWH from the exons ATGGCCCCGCTGG TCCTACGCCTCCTCGGCCTCGTCCCCATCCTCCTCGGCCTGGCAGCCTCCCAGGACTGGAAGACCGAAGGCAGCCAGGACCCCTTCGAGAAATGCATGCACGATCCTGACTACGAGCAGCTGCTCAAGGTGGTGACCCTGGGCCTTGATCGGACCCTCAAGCCCCGGAGGGTGATTGTGGTTGGTGCTGGCGTGGCTGGGCTGGTGGCTGCCAAGGTGCTCAGCGATGCCGGACACAAG GTCACCATCCTAGAGGCAGATAACAGGATCGGGGGCCGAATCTTCACCTACCGGGACCGGAACACGGGCTGGATTGGGGAGCTGGGAGCCATGCGCATGCCCAGCTCCCACAG GATCCTCCACAGGCTCTGCCAGGGCCTGGGACTCAACCTCACCAAGTTCACCCAGTACGACGAGAACACGTGGACGGAGGTGCATGAGGTGAAGCTGCGCAACTACATGGTAGAGAAGCTGCCCGAGAAgctgggctacgccctgcggcccCAGGAAAAGGGGCACTCGCCCGAAGACATCTACCAGATGGCTCTCAACCAG GCCCTCAAAGACCTGAAGGCACTGGGCTGCAGAAAGGCAATGAAGAAGTTTGAAAGGCACACGCTCTTG GAATACCTCCTCGGGGAGGGGAACCTGAGCCGGCCGGCCGTACAGCTTCTGGGAGACGTGATGTCCGAGGATGGCTTCTTCTATCTCAGCTTTGCCGAGGCCCTCCGGGCCCACAGCTGCCTTAGCgacaggctgca GTACAGCCGCATCGTGGGTGGCTGGGACCTGCTGCCACGCGCGCTGCTGAGCTCGCTGTCTGAGCCTGTGCTGTTGAACGCGCCCGTCGTGGCGATAACCCAGGGGCCGCATGATGTGCACGTGCAGATCAAGACCTTTCCCCGAGCGCGGAATCTGAAGGCGCTGAAGGCCGATGTGGTGCTGCTGACCGCGAGCGGGCCGGCGGTGCAGCGCATCACCTTCTCGCCGCCGCTTCCCCGCCACGTGCAGGAGGCGCTGCGGGGACTGCACTACGTGCCGGCCACTAAGGTGTTCTTGAGCTTCCGCAGGCCCTTCTGGCGCGAGGAGGACATCGAGGGCGGCCACTCGAACACAGACCGCCCGTCGCGCATGATTTTCTACCCGCCGCCGCGCGAGGGCGCGCTGCTGCTGGCCTCGTACACTTGGTCGGACGCGGCCGCGACATTCGCCGGCCTGAGCCAGGAAGAGGCGCTGCGCTTGGCACTGGACGACGTGGCTGCGCTGCACGGGCCGTTCGTGCGCCAGCTCTGGGACGGCACCGGCGTCGTCAAGCGCTGGGCCGAGGACCCGCACAGCCAGGGTGGCTTCGTGGTGCAGCCGCCGGCGCTCTGGCACACTGAAAAGGATTACGAGCCGTACGACTGGTCTGTGCCTTACGGCCGCATCTACTTCGCCGGCGAGCACACCGCCTACCCGCACGGCTGGGTGGAGACGGCGGTCAAGTCGGCGCTGCGAGCCGCCATCAAAATCAACAGCCGGGAGGAGCCTGCATTCGAGACGGCCAGCCCagaggggcagaggcagaggcaggggcccGCGCATGGGGTGGCGGGCAGCCCCTCGTCTGACCTGGCAGAGGAAGAGGGCAGCCACCCTCCAGTCCAAGGCCAGTTACCTCTCCAGCACACTACCTACACAAGGACCTGGCATTAA